The Canis lupus dingo isolate Sandy chromosome 8, ASM325472v2, whole genome shotgun sequence genome has a segment encoding these proteins:
- the SLC39A9 gene encoding zinc transporter ZIP9 isoform X2, which translates to MDDFISISLLSLAMLVGCYVAGIVPLAVNFSEERLKLVTVLGAGLLCGTALAVIVPEGVHALYEDILEGKHHQVSETQNVIASDKAAEIPVAHEHEHSHDHTQLHAYIGVSLVLGFVFMLLVDQIGSSHVHSTDDPETARPSNSKITTTLGLVVHAAADGVALGAAASTSQTSVQLIVFVAIMLHKAPAAFGLVSFLMHAGLERNRIRKHLLVFALAAPVMSMVTYLGLSKSSKEALSEVNATGVAMLFSAGTFLYVATVHVLPERACHSIKWSSRDGLASKEATSISSQVLLCRVPASNAEEPSSAPPPYL; encoded by the exons GAACGACTAAAGCTGGTGACTGTTTTGGGTGCTGGCCTTCTCTGTGGAACTGCACTGGCAGTCATCGTGCCTGAAGGAGTACATGCACTTTATGAAGATATTCTtgagg GTAAACACCACCAAGTGAGTGAAACACAGAATGTGATTGCATCAGACAAAGCAGCAGAAATACCAGTTGCCCATGAACATGAGCACAGCCATGACCACACACAGCTGCATGCCTACATTGGCGTTTCCCTTGTGCTGGGCTTCGTTTTCATGTTGCTGGTAGACCAGATTGGCAGCTCCCATGTGCATTCTACTGATG ATCCAGAAACAGCAAGGCCCAGCAATTCCAAAATCACCACCACACTGGGTCTGGTCGTCCATGCTGCAG cGGACGGTGTTGCCTTAGGAGCAGCAGCCTCTACTTCACAGACTAGCGTCCAATTAATTGTGTTTGTGGCAATAATGCTACATAAG gcacCAGCTGCTTTTGGACTAGTTTCCTTCTTAATGCATGCTGGCCTAGAACGGAATAGAATCAGAAAACACTTACTGGTTTTTGCACTGGCAGCACCAGTTATGTCCATGGTGACATACTTAGGACTAAGTAAG AGCAGTAAAGAAGCCCTTTCAGAGGTCAATGCCACTGGAGTGGCCATGCTTTTCTCTGCTGGGACATTTCTTTATGTTGCCACAGTACATGTCCTCCCTGAG AGAGCCTGCCATTCCATCAAATGGAGCAGCAGAGATGGACTAGCGTCGAAGGAGGCGACTAGTATTTCTTCTCAAGTTCTCCTTTGCAGAGTACCTGCCTCCAATGCAGAGGAGCCAAGTTCTG cccctcctccttaTCTATAA
- the SLC39A9 gene encoding zinc transporter ZIP9 isoform X1, with protein sequence MDDFISISLLSLAMLVGCYVAGIVPLAVNFSEERLKLVTVLGAGLLCGTALAVIVPEGVHALYEDILEGKHHQVSETQNVIASDKAAEIPVAHEHEHSHDHTQLHAYIGVSLVLGFVFMLLVDQIGSSHVHSTDDPETARPSNSKITTTLGLVVHAAADGVALGAAASTSQTSVQLIVFVAIMLHKAPAAFGLVSFLMHAGLERNRIRKHLLVFALAAPVMSMVTYLGLSKSSKEALSEVNATGVAMLFSAGTFLYVATVHVLPERACHSIKWSSRDGLASKEATSISSQVLLCRVPASNAEEPSSGRFRPTQAFLSRTVRSQSVF encoded by the exons GAACGACTAAAGCTGGTGACTGTTTTGGGTGCTGGCCTTCTCTGTGGAACTGCACTGGCAGTCATCGTGCCTGAAGGAGTACATGCACTTTATGAAGATATTCTtgagg GTAAACACCACCAAGTGAGTGAAACACAGAATGTGATTGCATCAGACAAAGCAGCAGAAATACCAGTTGCCCATGAACATGAGCACAGCCATGACCACACACAGCTGCATGCCTACATTGGCGTTTCCCTTGTGCTGGGCTTCGTTTTCATGTTGCTGGTAGACCAGATTGGCAGCTCCCATGTGCATTCTACTGATG ATCCAGAAACAGCAAGGCCCAGCAATTCCAAAATCACCACCACACTGGGTCTGGTCGTCCATGCTGCAG cGGACGGTGTTGCCTTAGGAGCAGCAGCCTCTACTTCACAGACTAGCGTCCAATTAATTGTGTTTGTGGCAATAATGCTACATAAG gcacCAGCTGCTTTTGGACTAGTTTCCTTCTTAATGCATGCTGGCCTAGAACGGAATAGAATCAGAAAACACTTACTGGTTTTTGCACTGGCAGCACCAGTTATGTCCATGGTGACATACTTAGGACTAAGTAAG AGCAGTAAAGAAGCCCTTTCAGAGGTCAATGCCACTGGAGTGGCCATGCTTTTCTCTGCTGGGACATTTCTTTATGTTGCCACAGTACATGTCCTCCCTGAG AGAGCCTGCCATTCCATCAAATGGAGCAGCAGAGATGGACTAGCGTCGAAGGAGGCGACTAGTATTTCTTCTCAAGTTCTCCTTTGCAGAGTACCTGCCTCCAATGCAGAGGAGCCAAGTTCTGGTAGGTTCAGGCCCACTCAGGCTTTCCTTTCAAGAACAGTCAGATCCCAAAGTGTCTTTTGA